The following proteins are co-located in the Malus sylvestris chromosome 13, drMalSylv7.2, whole genome shotgun sequence genome:
- the LOC126597231 gene encoding uncharacterized mitochondrial protein AtMg00810-like isoform X2 — protein MVSSKVHVHGDNMSEINALKQYLNNKFAIKDLGTLKYFLGIEMAHSHKGFFLNQRKYVMDLLHEAKMTDCKPARTPLDSNLKLKTHGDPVPNLSYYQRMVGKLIYLTITRPDISYAVSIVSQFMHSPSMDHLKIVHRVLRYLKGSIGRGILMRNNSHTQISGYTDADWAGNSLDRKSTTGFCTFVGGNLVTWKSKKQSVVARSSAEAEYRAMASTACELIWLKSLLLTLGFPHQQPMSLHCDNQAAMHIASNPVFHERTKHIEVDCHYVRNQVQSKVIDTHYTRSHDQLADIFTKGLPSADFQRLLFKLGSINPFDPA, from the exons ATGGTCTCAAGCAAAGTCCACGTGCATG GTGATAATATGTCAGAGATTAATGCTCTTAAACAGTATCTCAACAACAAGTTTGCTATCAAGGATCTTGGCACTCTCAAATACTTTCTGGGCATCGAGATGGCACACTCTCACAAGGGTTTCTTCCTCAACCAACGCAAGTATGTCATGGATCTTCTTCACGAAGCAAAAATGACAGATTGCAAGCCTGCTCGTACCCCCTTGGATAGCAACTTGAAGCTAAAAACTCACGGTGATCCAGTTCCCAATTTAAGTTACTATCAAAGAATGGTTGGCAAACTCATTTATCTGACTATCACACGTCCTGATATATCATATGCTGTCAGCATTGTTAGCCAGTTTATGCACTCTCCAAGCATggatcatttgaagattgttcATCGTGTGCTACGTTATCTTAAGGGTTCCATTGGTAGAGGAATTCTTATGCGCAACAATAGTCACACTCAGATCTCAGGCTATACCGATGCTGACTGGGCAGGCAATTCTCTCGATCGCAAGTCTACCACTGGGTTTTGTACGTTTGTGGGAGGCAACCTAGTTacctggaaaagcaagaaacaaagtgttgTTGCACGCTCTAGTGCAGAGGCAGAGTATCGTGCTATGGCGTCCACTGCTTGTGAACTTATTTGGCTCAAAAGCCTTCTGTTGACTTTAGGTTTTCCTCATCAACAACCCATGTCCCTACACTGTGATAATCAGGCCGCGATGCACATTGCATCGAATCCTGTATTCCATGAGCGAACTAAACATATTGAAGTTGATTGTCACTACGTCAGAAATCAAGTTCAGTCCAAGGTGATCGACACTCACTACACGCGCAGTCATGATCAACTTGCGGATATTTTCACAAAAGGATTACCCTCTGCTGATTTTCAACGTCTTTTGTTCAAGCTTGGATCAATTAATCCctttgatccagcttga
- the LOC126597231 gene encoding uncharacterized mitochondrial protein AtMg00810-like isoform X1, with protein MVCQAQSCSGKGDNMSEINALKQYLNNKFAIKDLGTLKYFLGIEMAHSHKGFFLNQRKYVMDLLHEAKMTDCKPARTPLDSNLKLKTHGDPVPNLSYYQRMVGKLIYLTITRPDISYAVSIVSQFMHSPSMDHLKIVHRVLRYLKGSIGRGILMRNNSHTQISGYTDADWAGNSLDRKSTTGFCTFVGGNLVTWKSKKQSVVARSSAEAEYRAMASTACELIWLKSLLLTLGFPHQQPMSLHCDNQAAMHIASNPVFHERTKHIEVDCHYVRNQVQSKVIDTHYTRSHDQLADIFTKGLPSADFQRLLFKLGSINPFDPA; from the exons ATGGTATGCCAAGCTCAGTCATGTTCTGGAAAGG GTGATAATATGTCAGAGATTAATGCTCTTAAACAGTATCTCAACAACAAGTTTGCTATCAAGGATCTTGGCACTCTCAAATACTTTCTGGGCATCGAGATGGCACACTCTCACAAGGGTTTCTTCCTCAACCAACGCAAGTATGTCATGGATCTTCTTCACGAAGCAAAAATGACAGATTGCAAGCCTGCTCGTACCCCCTTGGATAGCAACTTGAAGCTAAAAACTCACGGTGATCCAGTTCCCAATTTAAGTTACTATCAAAGAATGGTTGGCAAACTCATTTATCTGACTATCACACGTCCTGATATATCATATGCTGTCAGCATTGTTAGCCAGTTTATGCACTCTCCAAGCATggatcatttgaagattgttcATCGTGTGCTACGTTATCTTAAGGGTTCCATTGGTAGAGGAATTCTTATGCGCAACAATAGTCACACTCAGATCTCAGGCTATACCGATGCTGACTGGGCAGGCAATTCTCTCGATCGCAAGTCTACCACTGGGTTTTGTACGTTTGTGGGAGGCAACCTAGTTacctggaaaagcaagaaacaaagtgttgTTGCACGCTCTAGTGCAGAGGCAGAGTATCGTGCTATGGCGTCCACTGCTTGTGAACTTATTTGGCTCAAAAGCCTTCTGTTGACTTTAGGTTTTCCTCATCAACAACCCATGTCCCTACACTGTGATAATCAGGCCGCGATGCACATTGCATCGAATCCTGTATTCCATGAGCGAACTAAACATATTGAAGTTGATTGTCACTACGTCAGAAATCAAGTTCAGTCCAAGGTGATCGACACTCACTACACGCGCAGTCATGATCAACTTGCGGATATTTTCACAAAAGGATTACCCTCTGCTGATTTTCAACGTCTTTTGTTCAAGCTTGGATCAATTAATCCctttgatccagcttga